TGCCCCACATCTCGATTTTGAGATGTGGGAAAGCACGAACCCCGGAAGCGAGAATCCTGCGAACCCACATCTCGAACAGAACGAGATGTGGGGCACCCGGGTTTTCTACACCCTACACCCTATCCCCTGCACCCTATCCCCTACACCCTTGTCCCACGGCTATTCGTTTAATGGCACCTGGCCGCGGATGTGGAAGTGAACGAGGATCGAGGCGCGGCCGGTGGGGCAGCCCACGATGAGCAGGCTCTTGCCCTGTCCCTTGAACGAGTACGAGATGTGCGCGATGCCCATGGGATCGGTCTTCGTGACCGTGGGCTGCGCGTCGTCGCGGACCTTGTCGGTATCGACGAACTCGGCGCTGGCCCAGAGCAGCTGCTCGTGCAGCGCGGGGTCGAGTGCGATGGGCACCTGGAGATCGATTGCCATGTTCACCTTATTGCACTCGACAGTGAGACCGGAGACCTTGTTGTCGCGGATGGAGTCGACCGTATCGAGGATGGGGTTGTTGTGATACACGCGCGCAAAGAAGGTGTACGCATCAGCGGAACGGCTGCCCGGCTTGACGATGTTGATGTGGTCGGCGTCGATCTGCTGCGGCGGCGTGTCGACATCGCAGCCATATGTGGCGCTGTAGAAGCTGACCACGCGGGTGCGGGCGTGGAGATAGCGGCCGATGCCCTCGCCCGCGGCGGTGTCGCGCGTCTCAAAGGCGCAGTAGCGATGGATGCGCACGGCGGACGGCGTGCTGCGCCACTTCTGCTCGAGATCCATGAGGAAGCTGTTGTCGTTGCTGTCGCTCAGGTCGGTAAGCAGCGGATCGCTGTCGTAGATCTTGGCCAGGCTGGCGACGAAGGAGCCCTGGTGCGGCGTGGCGTAGGAGACGAGGAAGCGCGTGCGCGCAGCGACATCGGGATGGTTGAGCAGCATCTCCTCGGTGAGCAGGCCGCCGAGGCTGTGCGCGAGAAAGACGACCTCGCGGTGATCGAAGACGTGCTGCGCCTGCAGGCTGCGATAGAGGATCTCGGAGAGCTGCTGGGTGGAGTACTGGCCATGGCTCGAGGGCGTGGGGTACTGCGCGACGACCACATCCGCATTGCGGAAGTGCGGGTCGGTCTGGATGAGCTGCGGCCAGTAAGCGCCGTTCGCGGCGCGCCAGGTCTCGCGATCGCCATGCAGGCCGTGGACGAAAACGATGACCCGCGGCTTGAGCGCATCAGCATGCGCAGCAGGAGCGAGCGAGAAGCAAAGGCAGCAGAGGAAACAGAAAAGAGCGGCGGCGCGGCGCACGGGCGAAGGTGTCTCCGTGAAAATGATCTTCCTTTTAGACTACCCGCTGGACTGGCCGTCCAGGCCTTTTGCCTTCGGCTGCTTCGCGCAGGGCGAATTGCCTTCGGCACCCGCTCCCTTTGGTCGCGATTTGGGATCTTCGCTGTGGAGACGGATATGGGTGCCCCACATCTCGATTTTGAGATGTGGGAAAGCACGAACTCCGGAAGCGAGAATCCTGCGATCCCACATCTCGAACGGCGCGAGATGTGGGGCACCCGGCTTTCTTTTATCCGGGCTTACTTCAAGATTCTTCGGAGACCCAACCATGACCAACATCGGGTCATGGGTGGGACACCCGGCTAGAAGACCAGGCGGCCTCCGATCTGGATCTGACGGGGCTGGCTGCTGGAAGCCACCGAGGTGATGTAGCCGAAGCTGCTCGACGTCGCGCTGGCAACATACGGCGCGGCGAAGACCGGGTGGTTGAGCGTGTTGAAGGTTTCGAAACGCAGCTGGAAGTAGGTGCGTTCGGTGAAGTTGAAGTTCTTCAGGATCGAAGCATCGAGGTTGTTGAAGCCGTCCTGGCGCACCCAGGACATGGTCTGCGGCAGGGTGCGGTAGTGATCCACATACTGGCCGTTGAGGTACGCCGAGCCGTTGCAGGAGCCGGTCGTGGGGCAGCTGGTGGAGTTGCCGGTCACGAAGACGCTGGTCGAGAGTGCCGGCTTGTCCGAACCCACCGGCGAGGTGTTGCGGGTGCTGTTGTGGATGTCGCGCAGCGTCTCGCCCGGCTGGAGCGGGATGTCGGCCGAGAACTCGATCGGCGCGCCGGTCTGGAACTGGTAGATGGAATTGATGACGAAGCCGCCGGCCACCAGATCCCAGAGATGGCTGCCGCCGAAGTTGAAGCGCTTGTCACGGCCGAAGGGCAGCTCATAGGTGCCGCCGACGGTGAAGTGATGCGTGTGATCGAAGGGCGAGATACGGCGGGTAAGGTGCGTGTCTTCGTCGTTGAGGAAGGTATCGGCTTCGATCAGCTTGGAGAAGCTGTAGTTGCCGGTGAGGGTGAGTCCGTGCGCGGCGCGCTGCTCCATGTGCAGGATGGCGCTCTGGAAGTTGGACTCGCCGATGGTCATGTTCTCTTCGTTGAGCGTGGAGTTATAGAACTGCGGATACGGATAGAGCAGCGAGGAAAAGGAGACGGTCTTCGAATCGTTGAGCGTGGTGGTGTTGGTGGAGCCGAGTGTCTCGTAGAAGGGATTGGTCACGCTCTTGCCGTACGCGCTCGAGAGCGCCTGGTTGCGGTACGGCGCATACGAGAGGTAGTCAGGCAGCATGGCGTTGATGTTGTGCGCGGCGACCGGCAGGTGCAGCGAGTGATTGCCGACGTAGATGGCCTCGATCATGGTGGAGCTGGTGAGCGAACGCTGCACATCGAAGTTCCAGCGCTCGGAGTAGGGATCGTGCTGGTAGGGCGCGAGGAAGCTGACGGCCTGGCCAAGGAAGGTGCTGGCACCCTGGGAGCTGCCTACCGGCTGGC
The Silvibacterium dinghuense DNA segment above includes these coding regions:
- a CDS encoding esterase/lipase family protein, whose amino-acid sequence is MRRAAALFCFLCCLCFSLAPAAHADALKPRVIVFVHGLHGDRETWRAANGAYWPQLIQTDPHFRNADVVVAQYPTPSSHGQYSTQQLSEILYRSLQAQHVFDHREVVFLAHSLGGLLTEEMLLNHPDVAARTRFLVSYATPHQGSFVASLAKIYDSDPLLTDLSDSNDNSFLMDLEQKWRSTPSAVRIHRYCAFETRDTAAGEGIGRYLHARTRVVSFYSATYGCDVDTPPQQIDADHINIVKPGSRSADAYTFFARVYHNNPILDTVDSIRDNKVSGLTVECNKVNMAIDLQVPIALDPALHEQLLWASAEFVDTDKVRDDAQPTVTKTDPMGIAHISYSFKGQGKSLLIVGCPTGRASILVHFHIRGQVPLNE